One genomic window of Sphingobacterium oryzagri includes the following:
- a CDS encoding aldo/keto reductase, whose amino-acid sequence MEIKQMSLGSQGLVVPAIGLGCMGMTGFEEGNMYGPADEQEAIATIHRSLESGGNFLDTADLYGPLKNEQLIAKAIKGQRDQYILATKFGWEIDDANKITWAINGKKEYVKKSLERSLKHLHTDYIDLYYLHRLDKNTPIEETVEAMSELVKEGKVGYIGLSEVSSETIKRAHAVHPLTAVQSEYSLFERTVEERGVLATLKELGIGFVAYSPLGRGFLSGQIKSVDDLPENDFRRAIPRFQGEMFAKNIALVKAIEAMAEAKHVSSSQLALAWIISKGILPIPGTKRRKYLEQNLAASTIELTKADILQLESIVPLGTDTGAPYDEFSMGLID is encoded by the coding sequence ATGGAAATAAAACAAATGAGCTTGGGAAGCCAGGGTTTGGTTGTCCCGGCAATAGGATTGGGTTGTATGGGGATGACAGGTTTTGAAGAAGGGAATATGTATGGCCCAGCAGACGAACAGGAAGCGATTGCTACGATTCACCGTTCGCTCGAGTCAGGCGGCAACTTTTTGGATACGGCTGATCTTTACGGGCCATTGAAAAACGAGCAGCTGATCGCAAAAGCGATCAAGGGCCAACGCGATCAGTATATTTTGGCGACCAAGTTTGGTTGGGAGATCGATGATGCGAATAAAATAACCTGGGCTATTAATGGTAAAAAGGAATACGTAAAGAAATCTTTAGAGCGTTCGCTGAAGCATCTGCATACCGATTACATCGATCTGTATTACTTGCACAGGCTGGATAAAAATACACCGATTGAGGAGACCGTTGAAGCTATGTCCGAATTGGTTAAAGAAGGAAAAGTAGGTTATATCGGTCTGTCGGAAGTGTCTTCGGAAACAATTAAGCGGGCGCATGCCGTACATCCGCTGACGGCTGTACAAAGTGAGTATTCTTTATTTGAACGTACGGTGGAGGAACGCGGCGTATTAGCGACGTTAAAAGAATTGGGTATCGGGTTTGTTGCTTATTCACCACTCGGCCGTGGATTTCTATCCGGGCAGATTAAAAGTGTGGATGACCTGCCAGAGAACGATTTTCGCAGAGCGATCCCACGCTTTCAAGGAGAAATGTTTGCTAAAAATATAGCGTTGGTAAAGGCTATTGAAGCTATGGCCGAAGCCAAGCATGTCTCCTCCTCGCAACTTGCTTTGGCCTGGATTATCAGCAAAGGGATTTTGCCGATTCCGGGAACAAAACGGAGAAAGTATCTGGAGCAAAACCTTGCCGCATCGACCATTGAATTGACAAAAGCCGATATTTTACAACTGGAAAGTATTGTGCCGCTTGGAACAGATACGGGCGCGCCTTACGATGAGTTTAGTATGGGTTTAATTGATTAA
- a CDS encoding peroxiredoxin family protein, which produces MEKIEKGEVIDNYRFYLDASAMHMSSTDSLRHVTISGSAINDQYAMQQAFQKPVNKKFTDLNNEFYALSAIDQSDSTVLARFIEREKLIMDESYAAHLDFAQQNPQSYLSLISLSFVAGQEQFAHRTQAVYQTIAEDLRNTPLGKEITLQIASLGKTKVGAIAPDLALATLSGSTVNISDYKGKYLLIDFWASWCGPCRAENPTLVNAYKKYKKHGFEILGISLDNPNQKDALLKAIDQDDLTWTQVSDFAGWDSHAAEIYGINAIPSNFLLDTEGRIVAKNLRGTALTRILEELFVDTSVN; this is translated from the coding sequence GTGGAGAAAATAGAGAAGGGAGAGGTTATAGATAATTATCGTTTTTACCTGGACGCATCTGCAATGCACATGTCATCGACCGACTCATTACGTCATGTCACGATTAGCGGATCGGCGATAAATGATCAGTATGCTATGCAGCAGGCGTTCCAAAAACCAGTGAATAAAAAGTTTACGGATTTAAATAATGAATTTTATGCGCTCAGTGCGATTGATCAGTCTGATTCTACGGTGTTAGCTCGCTTTATAGAAAGAGAAAAGCTTATCATGGATGAAAGTTATGCCGCGCATCTTGACTTTGCTCAGCAAAATCCGCAATCGTACCTAAGCTTGATAAGTTTGAGCTTTGTCGCCGGACAAGAGCAATTTGCTCATCGAACGCAGGCTGTATATCAGACTATTGCTGAAGACTTGCGTAATACACCGTTGGGAAAAGAAATTACGCTACAGATAGCATCGTTAGGAAAGACAAAAGTCGGCGCTATAGCGCCCGATCTTGCCTTAGCAACACTATCTGGAAGTACGGTAAATATATCGGATTATAAAGGCAAGTACTTGTTAATCGATTTCTGGGCAAGCTGGTGTGGTCCGTGCCGAGCGGAGAATCCTACTCTTGTGAACGCATACAAAAAGTATAAAAAGCATGGCTTTGAAATATTAGGCATTTCATTAGACAATCCTAATCAAAAAGATGCTTTACTTAAAGCGATCGACCAAGATGATTTAACGTGGACGCAGGTGTCAGATTTTGCGGGTTGGGATAGCCATGCTGCTGAAATTTATGGTATAAATGCTATTCCATCAAATTTCCTTTTGGATACGGAAGGGCGCATAGTTGCAAAAAACCTGCGGGGCACAGCACTGACTCGAATATTGGAGGAACTATTTGTCGATACATCAGTTAATTAA
- a CDS encoding DUF4369 domain-containing protein, which yields MIANVFLLLLLIFPYAVLAQSPYTIQGKVDNVSNGAKIYLIYNRDAVSVTDSALVQSGNFTFSGEINTPS from the coding sequence ATGATAGCTAATGTATTTTTGCTTCTACTCTTAATTTTTCCGTATGCTGTTCTTGCGCAAAGTCCGTACACGATACAAGGTAAGGTTGACAATGTAAGCAATGGAGCTAAAATCTACCTGATCTATAATCGTGATGCGGTGTCGGTAACCGATTCTGCTCTAGTACAAAGCGGTAATTTTACGTTTAGCGGGGAAATAAATACCCCGTCTTAG
- a CDS encoding RidA family protein gives MKKTVINPWQWQDELGYVQAVEVSDVTSTLYISGQAAVNADGTASNADMRTQFKLAIQNLKTVVEQAGYNCSDIVRLTIYSTSSKEFMSTCIDLLKDFAREHDMKQALSLYEVTGLNETMNVELEATAVK, from the coding sequence ATGAAAAAAACAGTAATAAATCCATGGCAGTGGCAGGATGAACTTGGATACGTTCAGGCTGTTGAGGTTAGCGACGTCACAAGCACGCTCTATATTTCTGGTCAAGCAGCGGTAAACGCCGATGGAACGGCGAGTAATGCTGACATGCGTACGCAGTTTAAATTGGCCATTCAAAACTTGAAAACCGTTGTCGAACAAGCCGGATACAATTGTAGTGATATCGTACGTCTTACAATATATTCCACGTCTTCAAAGGAATTTATGTCGACATGTATCGACCTGCTCAAAGATTTTGCGAGGGAACATGATATGAAACAGGCTCTTTCGCTTTATGAAGTCACCGGGCTTAATGAGACGATGAATGTGGAGCTTGAAGCGACCGCCGTCAAGTAA
- a CDS encoding DUF1963 domain-containing protein, which yields MQNLKVLSINKASIKRLPASFTDLAQLENINLSLCQLEQLPDAIWKLPNLRYLILSGNKLTAIPEEIELPALLTLDVEDNQLQTLPGVLTKQVKMRVVRASGNPFDYLPESFSFFKGLELTMPEKKKLLDISYKGADGKGTITWDDAAYQAQEDKTAIAPVEELIKKQKLTKYKKPLLSLIKRTVGFKQIEQEDYNEVGNHRFGGRPDLPQHIDYPMFYDKDEKKRFHYEFIAQINCEDIAHLQDYLPRRGSLFFFFKSIHFFGYDPSDLAHVIYIEDNSTLSSGKRFQLQEEDFFELLDGQYAPQKAEAFATVSTPSFFAYYQNTYLFEGKAKSLADKEELLEDLYDPYEEKVSSLKEFDHAVNSYGFTQHESPELQAALNQKGNPQDWVILLLVKSRGDFQWGDAGELFFVIHKSDLAKRDFSNVFITMESS from the coding sequence TTGCAAAACCTAAAAGTCCTGAGTATTAACAAAGCGTCAATCAAGCGGCTTCCGGCATCCTTCACAGATTTGGCTCAATTGGAAAATATTAATTTAAGTTTATGCCAACTGGAGCAATTACCGGATGCCATCTGGAAATTACCAAATTTACGCTACCTCATTCTGTCCGGCAACAAGTTAACCGCGATCCCGGAAGAAATAGAACTACCCGCATTACTAACGCTGGATGTGGAAGACAATCAGTTGCAGACGCTGCCGGGAGTACTGACCAAGCAGGTTAAAATGCGAGTTGTCCGGGCATCGGGCAATCCTTTCGACTATCTTCCTGAAAGCTTTAGCTTCTTCAAAGGACTGGAATTAACCATGCCGGAGAAGAAAAAGCTACTGGATATTTCCTATAAAGGTGCAGACGGAAAGGGTACAATAACGTGGGACGATGCGGCTTATCAGGCCCAAGAAGATAAAACAGCGATTGCTCCCGTAGAAGAACTCATCAAAAAGCAGAAACTGACCAAGTATAAGAAACCGTTGCTATCTCTTATCAAAAGGACAGTTGGATTTAAACAAATAGAGCAAGAGGACTACAATGAAGTGGGTAATCATCGTTTTGGCGGAAGACCTGACCTTCCACAGCATATAGACTATCCTATGTTTTACGATAAGGATGAAAAGAAACGTTTTCATTACGAATTCATTGCGCAGATCAATTGCGAGGATATCGCACACTTACAAGACTATCTTCCACGAAGGGGGAGCCTGTTCTTCTTTTTTAAAAGCATTCATTTTTTTGGATACGATCCGAGCGATCTTGCCCACGTAATTTATATAGAAGATAACAGCACTCTTTCCTCGGGAAAGCGATTCCAGTTGCAGGAAGAAGATTTTTTTGAACTCTTGGATGGGCAATACGCACCCCAAAAAGCAGAAGCTTTCGCCACAGTATCTACCCCATCGTTCTTTGCATACTATCAGAACACCTATTTATTTGAAGGTAAAGCCAAATCTTTAGCTGATAAAGAAGAACTGTTGGAAGATCTGTACGACCCTTATGAAGAAAAAGTCAGTTCACTGAAAGAGTTTGACCATGCCGTCAATAGTTATGGTTTCACTCAACATGAATCGCCGGAGCTGCAAGCTGCGCTCAACCAAAAAGGAAACCCTCAAGACTGGGTTATTCTTCTATTGGTAAAGTCGCGTGGTGATTTTCAGTGGGGTGACGCAGGTGAACTTTTTTTCGTCATCCATAAAAGCGATCTGGCAAAGCGCGATTTTTCCAATGTGTTCATCACTATGGAGAGTTCGTAA
- a CDS encoding ISAon1 family transposase gives MDNYPISAHLLALLFQLDGKQLQDQYKNHLSDFHDWDQKPHAEQWTVFTGNISERLSIDETSFSNGELYTIVSSKTAKGKKGTILATIKGTKAEDIIAVLERIPLKLRNKVREVTMDMAPNMAKAIRRCFMNARRVIDRFHVQKLVYDAVQELRIKYRWEVLDEESKQIASARKKGILYDPEVLPNGDTIKQLLARSRYLLFKHPSKWTVSQKHRAELLFLRFPLLKKAYGLGMALGDIFNKCKDKQLAFTKLGLWHNQVENSGIPSFESVARSIAAHHTDILHYFDNRSTNASAESFNAKLKAFRSLFRGVRDTPFFLYRVMKLYA, from the coding sequence TTGGATAACTATCCTATCAGTGCCCATCTGTTGGCACTGCTGTTTCAGTTGGATGGCAAACAGCTTCAGGATCAGTACAAAAACCATTTAAGCGACTTTCATGATTGGGATCAGAAACCTCATGCAGAACAGTGGACGGTATTTACAGGAAATATATCCGAACGGCTCAGTATCGACGAGACCAGTTTCAGCAATGGTGAACTGTATACGATCGTAAGCAGCAAGACTGCCAAGGGAAAGAAAGGAACCATCCTGGCCACGATTAAAGGAACAAAAGCAGAAGATATCATCGCGGTATTGGAGCGTATCCCACTTAAGCTGAGGAACAAAGTCCGGGAAGTAACAATGGATATGGCTCCCAATATGGCTAAGGCTATCCGCAGGTGTTTTATGAATGCCCGAAGGGTCATTGACAGATTCCATGTGCAGAAACTTGTTTACGACGCCGTTCAGGAACTTCGTATAAAGTATCGTTGGGAAGTGTTGGATGAGGAAAGTAAACAGATCGCCAGCGCACGTAAAAAAGGTATTCTCTATGATCCTGAAGTGTTACCTAATGGTGATACAATCAAACAGTTGCTGGCAAGATCAAGATATTTGTTATTCAAGCATCCTTCCAAATGGACAGTAAGTCAAAAGCACCGCGCAGAGCTATTATTTCTGCGATTTCCCTTATTAAAAAAGGCATATGGTCTTGGGATGGCACTTGGGGACATCTTCAACAAATGCAAGGATAAGCAACTGGCTTTTACCAAGCTTGGTCTATGGCACAATCAAGTAGAAAATTCTGGTATACCATCTTTTGAGAGTGTTGCCCGTTCGATAGCTGCACACCATACCGATATACTCCACTATTTTGACAACAGAAGTACCAATGCTTCAGCGGAGTCTTTTAATGCCAAATTAAAGGCATTTAGGAGTCTATTTCGTGGCGTAAGGGATACACCATTTTTTCTGTACAGGGTGATGAAATTATATGCTTAA
- a CDS encoding ISAon1 family transposase N-terminal region protein, with product MQDAERKLLALLMPEGLLDYFDIMDVRQVNKELHIHLEEKNLVPAGYQDSKLASKGFMPVSQIKDFPIRGQKVTLHIKRRRWTVLDTQQIITRDWDLAYKGARMTTEFGLFLKGIFG from the coding sequence TTGCAAGACGCTGAACGTAAACTACTGGCTTTATTGATGCCCGAAGGGCTGTTGGATTATTTCGATATTATGGATGTTAGACAGGTAAACAAGGAACTCCATATTCATCTGGAGGAAAAGAACCTTGTTCCTGCCGGTTATCAAGATAGTAAACTGGCCTCCAAAGGCTTTATGCCCGTTTCGCAAATCAAAGACTTTCCCATTCGTGGTCAGAAAGTTACCTTGCATATCAAACGCAGAAGATGGACCGTGCTAGATACCCAACAGATCATTACCAGAGATTGGGATCTTGCTTACAAAGGTGCTCGGATGACTACGGAATTCGGGCTTTTTTTAAAGGGGATATTTGGATAA
- a CDS encoding DUF3696 domain-containing protein, which produces MSQIKSIFFNNYRVFANENKFELSPINFLIGPNSSGKSSIFKALLLLKSNVTNDLQILDFSNTKHNLGSFENTINKDCTTSSLTFGFEATVNDDLQYSYNKLPFTTRRSIYNILIEDALKEVSLKIFLTYVKNDISGKLRKIEIYKDEDEKSFFRLEIGAQDDDCHKLYFNHALVLKNKVLEQIFFKNVLRDDYTIDKKKDSYNYRTPVTLDSTEISAKKKYYDEPILVFAYLYERFIEANVKLAFNKQIHRYLKGMPLRRILKDFSSLLDNTEYIEAVRANTKRLYTNDSQGTSFNELILEYRSRDISDKAISFMNKWLKKFEIADNVQFTNIEGVANTVFLVRGEEKIALADLGYGITQFLPIIMRISLEEPVRERGFKVVKKTILLEEPETNLHPKLQSLLADFIADAVKTFEIRLIVETHSEYIIRKMQLLTAEKLVSVRDTSIYYFNAPNSTSIKQISQISIREDGTLSSDFGDGFYDEAAELKYKLLKYKNRK; this is translated from the coding sequence ATGTCACAAATAAAGTCAATTTTTTTTAACAATTATAGGGTCTTCGCAAATGAGAACAAGTTCGAGTTGAGCCCCATCAACTTTTTAATTGGACCGAACTCTTCGGGCAAAAGTTCGATTTTTAAAGCTCTTCTACTATTGAAAAGTAACGTCACAAACGATCTGCAAATTTTAGATTTTTCAAATACTAAGCATAACCTGGGATCATTCGAAAACACAATCAACAAAGACTGTACAACATCCTCACTGACCTTCGGGTTTGAAGCTACCGTCAATGATGATCTACAGTATAGCTATAACAAATTACCCTTTACCACCAGGCGCAGCATATATAATATACTGATTGAAGATGCGTTAAAAGAGGTTTCGCTAAAAATATTTCTGACATACGTCAAAAATGACATTAGTGGAAAACTTCGCAAAATAGAAATTTATAAGGACGAAGACGAAAAGAGCTTTTTTAGGTTGGAGATAGGAGCACAAGATGATGATTGCCACAAACTTTATTTCAATCACGCTCTTGTTTTAAAAAATAAAGTGTTGGAGCAAATTTTTTTTAAAAATGTCTTGCGTGATGATTACACTATTGACAAAAAAAAGGATAGTTACAATTATAGAACTCCCGTCACACTAGACAGTACGGAAATCTCTGCAAAGAAAAAGTATTATGATGAGCCGATTTTGGTCTTCGCATATCTTTATGAGAGATTCATAGAAGCGAACGTGAAACTTGCGTTCAACAAGCAGATCCATAGATATTTGAAGGGAATGCCGTTAAGAAGGATATTAAAGGATTTTTCTTCACTTTTGGACAACACCGAGTATATTGAGGCTGTAAGAGCAAATACTAAGCGTCTATATACCAATGACTCTCAAGGAACTTCATTTAATGAACTTATCTTAGAGTATAGGTCAAGAGATATTAGCGATAAGGCCATATCGTTTATGAATAAATGGTTAAAAAAATTTGAGATAGCGGACAATGTTCAATTCACTAACATAGAGGGAGTTGCAAACACTGTTTTTCTTGTCCGTGGGGAGGAGAAAATTGCGTTAGCCGATCTCGGTTATGGAATCACTCAATTCTTACCCATAATTATGCGGATCTCATTGGAAGAGCCTGTCAGGGAAAGAGGTTTTAAAGTGGTGAAGAAGACCATACTTCTTGAAGAACCAGAAACTAACCTCCACCCAAAGCTACAATCTTTACTCGCAGATTTTATTGCGGACGCGGTAAAAACTTTTGAAATTAGGCTGATTGTGGAAACGCACAGTGAATACATAATTAGAAAGATGCAGCTTCTGACAGCTGAAAAATTAGTTAGTGTTAGAGACACATCGATATATTATTTTAACGCTCCGAATTCAACCAGTATTAAACAAATATCACAAATTAGTATTCGAGAAGATGGCACATTATCAAGCGACTTTGGAGATGGTTTTTATGACGAGGCTGCGGAGTTAAAGTATAAACTTCTTAAATATAAAAACAGAAAATAG
- a CDS encoding AAA family ATPase yields the protein MGKNLLLYKRADYYELKKEKDLESISIISVTKYINDLSLIDQHYFEDIVDISSLSEFKNIQSVSEQVLLKFTDNIIFICEDEKWEAMSYELRFLFDNLDGGADYIIDNSLSLSDENNEQFVGNNRSLFFYHKDDYGSVEQQFGEKGYTIESISKLISEPWGIKSFNANKVVLDLSCILEYTRFQSITEDVVYKLEATTLYICDHSKKEKLEYELRFIFNEFKGIHENQIINDLTKISTLREHDTNIINRHKKIIDLNDNELTDFFSNFRQRLYGHAKFKDDIEEQIKTFKIFNKLGEHKILSVFIMGDSGVGKTEVARLIFDCLNGKKNLAKINFGNYSNEFSLSSLIGSARGYIGSEDGEIFMKVRDTDTGILLIDEFKKSNSTLFNYFLDVLESGKMTSSLGQEIDLDGFIIVFTSNISKENYEKKISPELRSRFDYKCIFTPLADEDKTKYLEFRAKSIVKKINLNEDSGLDFHLSQYLKHNINVSRYQNMRDLNKKIKKIFMQFLLRAR from the coding sequence ATGGGAAAGAATTTGTTACTCTACAAAAGAGCAGATTATTATGAGCTGAAGAAAGAGAAAGATTTGGAATCTATTTCTATAATCAGTGTTACGAAGTATATAAACGATCTTTCGTTAATAGATCAACACTACTTTGAAGATATCGTTGATATTTCTTCTCTTTCAGAATTCAAGAATATACAATCCGTTTCTGAACAAGTGTTACTTAAGTTTACTGATAATATAATCTTCATTTGTGAAGATGAAAAATGGGAAGCGATGTCGTATGAACTTCGCTTTCTCTTTGATAATTTAGATGGGGGGGCGGATTATATTATCGATAACTCATTGTCATTGAGTGATGAAAATAATGAGCAATTTGTCGGGAATAATAGAAGTCTTTTTTTTTATCACAAAGATGATTATGGTTCTGTAGAACAGCAATTCGGTGAGAAGGGTTATACTATCGAGAGTATATCGAAATTGATTTCGGAACCTTGGGGCATCAAATCATTTAATGCAAATAAGGTTGTTTTGGACCTTTCATGTATTCTTGAATACACTCGATTTCAGTCGATAACTGAGGATGTAGTGTACAAACTGGAGGCCACCACACTTTACATATGTGACCACTCTAAGAAGGAAAAACTTGAATACGAACTTCGCTTCATATTCAATGAATTTAAAGGGATACATGAAAACCAAATCATTAATGATTTAACTAAAATCTCTACACTTCGTGAGCACGATACTAATATTATAAATAGGCATAAGAAAATTATAGATTTAAATGACAATGAATTGACTGATTTTTTTTCAAATTTTAGGCAAAGATTATATGGGCATGCAAAGTTTAAAGATGATATAGAGGAACAGATAAAAACATTTAAAATATTCAATAAACTGGGAGAACATAAGATACTGTCTGTTTTTATAATGGGAGATTCAGGTGTTGGTAAAACTGAAGTAGCAAGATTGATTTTCGATTGTTTGAATGGGAAGAAAAATCTAGCGAAGATCAATTTTGGGAACTATAGTAACGAGTTTTCCTTAAGTTCCTTAATTGGAAGTGCTAGAGGGTATATTGGAAGTGAGGATGGTGAGATATTTATGAAGGTTAGAGACACGGATACAGGTATTCTTCTTATAGACGAATTTAAGAAGTCTAACTCCACATTATTTAATTATTTTCTTGATGTCTTGGAAAGTGGAAAGATGACAAGTTCATTGGGGCAAGAAATCGACCTTGATGGTTTTATTATAGTATTTACTTCGAATATTAGTAAGGAGAATTATGAAAAAAAAATTTCCCCTGAGCTCCGTTCCAGATTTGATTATAAGTGTATATTTACTCCACTTGCGGATGAAGATAAAACTAAATATTTGGAATTTAGAGCGAAAAGTATAGTTAAGAAGATAAATTTGAACGAAGATAGCGGACTTGATTTTCATCTTTCTCAATATTTAAAACATAACATCAATGTGTCGAGGTATCAAAACATGAGGGATCTCAATAAAAAAATTAAGAAAATATTTATGCAGTTTTTATTAAGAGCCCGGTAG